A genomic stretch from Desulfonispora thiosulfatigenes DSM 11270 includes:
- the trmL gene encoding tRNA (uridine(34)/cytosine(34)/5-carboxymethylaminomethyluridine(34)-2'-O)-methyltransferase TrmL — MFNIVLVEPEIPSNTGNIARTCAVTGCNLHLIKPLGFFIDDKSLKRAGLDYWDMLNVKVYENLDHFFKENENGNFYLATTKGSKNYTTKNYNKNDYFIFGKETKGLPVDVLKRYPNNCIKIPMLENEKARSLNLANSVAVIIYEALRQINFDI, encoded by the coding sequence TTGTTTAATATTGTTTTAGTTGAACCCGAAATACCTTCAAACACAGGAAATATTGCTAGAACATGTGCTGTTACTGGATGCAATTTGCATTTAATCAAACCTTTGGGTTTTTTTATCGATGATAAATCACTAAAAAGAGCAGGCCTTGATTACTGGGATATGCTAAACGTAAAGGTATATGAAAATCTAGATCATTTTTTCAAGGAAAATGAGAATGGAAACTTTTATTTAGCTACGACAAAAGGAAGTAAAAACTATACTACTAAAAATTATAATAAAAATGATTATTTTATTTTTGGTAAAGAAACTAAAGGTTTGCCGGTGGATGTTTTAAAGAGATACCCAAATAATTGTATAAAGATACCTATGCTTGAAAATGAAAAGGCAAGGTCGTTAAATTTAGCAAATTCAGTAGCAGTCATTATTTATGAAGCTTTAAGACAAATCAATTTCGACATATAA
- a CDS encoding helicase C-terminal domain-containing protein encodes MKNFSFVALDLETTGLDESAEIIEIGLVKFIDGEITDKYQTLLKPSKPISKEIEELTGITNEMLKDKPKWAMIEHDVLDFIGQDFLVAHNASFDSGFISRVTDKLIEKIWVDTYQLAKIALPTIPNYKLADIAQFFNLKIEKYHRAANDAEMAGKILLNLAKTLFKYSPFLIQENIELLQNTNDGLTYILKNVQTKIISKFSYDENIHQGQEQNYSNTALNIKEGSETLKPGGIISSCYNNYEYRVEQVNMLKVVDKAFLENKHAIIEAGTGIGKSMAYLIPALIWAQKKEKKVIIATHTIALQEQLFKKEVPFLEKCFEVKLPVAIIKGRNNYICKRRFEKIKVLKKTESKENIFLIQINNWLSETKYGDKEELNLKKYENEYWHQISSQSETCLARKCPFFYKECLYMKNKRHSEKSNIIITNHALLLQDAKINNKLLPEYDYAIIDEAHNLEEEATEQFATKVDLLKVIKLCNQLCKGKNIGIIDRINFQITSSDNLGNFDLVKENIQIIKDETQILKSKVLEIKELFFNSRISNFDETRITQKERMSPEWICFLEQLDELKNFITSLKVKLVKVISYLDSIEKLEDYNKEMDFIVKIISENIETLNIFLEGKNPNYVYWIASNKGNNFQNLIIFTAPIEIGSILSKNLFNDKKSIVLTSATLSVAGSFDYTIKSLGLKGYDILQFTANSPFNYKNKSLICIPSDIPDPTLTSEDNYTKEIINNIKTILKVAKGGVLILLTSNKMLNKIYYALKKDSNLKDKNILTPGIDGSRTTVIKQLKDNISTVVLGVNSFWEGIDVKGDALTTVIIVKLPFVPPTRPVVAARLDKLKENGEMGFFVYSLPKAILKFRQGYGRLIRDKNDWGALIILDQRIISKNYGKQFLSSLPSQRIIQDTSKKVYNSLEKWVNN; translated from the coding sequence TTGAAAAACTTTTCTTTTGTAGCTTTAGATTTAGAAACTACGGGTTTAGATGAATCAGCAGAAATCATAGAAATTGGCTTAGTTAAGTTTATAGATGGGGAAATTACTGATAAATATCAAACACTTTTAAAACCATCTAAACCTATTTCTAAAGAGATAGAAGAACTTACAGGTATAACTAATGAGATGCTTAAAGACAAACCAAAGTGGGCCATGATTGAACACGATGTCCTTGATTTTATAGGTCAAGATTTTTTAGTAGCCCATAATGCATCTTTTGATTCTGGATTTATTAGTAGAGTAACCGATAAGTTAATTGAAAAAATATGGGTAGATACTTACCAGTTAGCTAAAATAGCTTTACCAACTATACCTAATTATAAATTAGCTGATATTGCTCAGTTCTTTAACTTAAAAATAGAAAAATATCATAGAGCTGCTAATGATGCTGAAATGGCAGGAAAGATATTACTGAATTTAGCTAAAACATTGTTTAAGTATTCGCCGTTTTTGATCCAGGAGAATATTGAATTATTGCAAAATACAAATGATGGTTTAACATATATTTTAAAAAATGTACAAACAAAAATTATTTCTAAATTTAGTTATGATGAAAATATACACCAGGGACAAGAACAAAACTATTCAAATACTGCCTTAAATATTAAAGAAGGATCTGAAACTTTAAAACCTGGTGGTATAATAAGTTCATGTTATAATAATTATGAATATAGAGTAGAACAAGTTAATATGTTAAAAGTAGTAGATAAAGCTTTTTTAGAGAATAAACATGCTATAATAGAAGCTGGTACAGGAATAGGTAAATCAATGGCCTATTTAATCCCTGCCCTTATTTGGGCACAAAAAAAAGAAAAAAAGGTTATAATAGCAACTCATACAATTGCTTTACAAGAGCAATTATTTAAAAAGGAAGTTCCCTTTTTAGAAAAGTGCTTTGAGGTAAAGTTACCAGTAGCGATTATAAAAGGAAGAAATAACTATATATGCAAAAGAAGATTTGAAAAAATAAAAGTTCTTAAAAAAACCGAAAGTAAAGAAAATATTTTTTTGATTCAAATTAATAATTGGCTTAGTGAAACAAAATACGGAGATAAAGAAGAACTTAATTTAAAAAAATATGAAAATGAGTATTGGCATCAAATATCTTCGCAAAGTGAAACGTGTTTAGCTAGAAAATGCCCTTTTTTTTACAAAGAATGCTTGTATATGAAAAATAAACGACATTCAGAAAAGAGCAATATAATTATAACCAATCATGCTTTATTACTACAAGATGCCAAGATTAATAATAAATTATTACCTGAATATGATTATGCAATTATAGATGAAGCACATAATCTTGAAGAAGAAGCAACCGAACAGTTTGCAACAAAAGTAGACCTTTTAAAGGTTATTAAATTATGTAATCAGCTATGTAAAGGAAAAAACATAGGCATTATAGATCGCATAAACTTCCAAATAACAAGTAGTGATAATTTAGGGAATTTTGATTTAGTCAAAGAAAATATTCAAATAATTAAAGACGAAACACAAATACTAAAGTCCAAAGTTTTAGAGATTAAAGAATTATTTTTTAATAGTAGAATAAGTAATTTCGATGAAACAAGAATTACCCAAAAAGAAAGAATGTCTCCGGAATGGATTTGCTTTTTAGAACAGTTAGATGAGTTAAAAAACTTTATAACTTCATTAAAAGTAAAATTAGTGAAAGTAATTTCTTATCTTGATAGTATCGAAAAACTTGAAGATTATAATAAGGAAATGGATTTTATAGTTAAGATTATTTCTGAAAATATCGAAACATTAAACATATTTTTAGAAGGTAAAAATCCAAACTATGTATATTGGATTGCAAGCAATAAAGGTAATAATTTTCAAAATCTCATTATATTCACAGCACCAATAGAAATAGGAAGTATCTTGAGTAAAAATTTATTTAATGATAAAAAATCTATAGTTTTAACTTCTGCAACATTAAGCGTAGCAGGAAGTTTTGACTATACTATTAAATCTTTAGGTTTAAAAGGTTATGATATTTTACAATTTACGGCTAATTCCCCTTTTAACTACAAAAATAAATCTCTTATATGTATACCCTCAGACATTCCAGATCCTACTTTAACATCTGAGGATAATTATACAAAAGAAATTATAAATAATATAAAGACAATTTTAAAAGTAGCTAAAGGTGGAGTATTAATTTTATTAACTTCTAATAAAATGTTAAATAAAATATATTATGCCTTAAAAAAGGATAGTAATTTAAAGGATAAAAATATTTTAACCCCGGGAATAGATGGAAGTAGGACTACTGTAATAAAACAACTAAAGGATAATATAAGTACAGTAGTATTAGGTGTTAATAGTTTTTGGGAAGGTATAGATGTAAAAGGGGATGCTTTAACAACAGTTATAATAGTAAAATTACCATTTGTACCACCTACAAGACCTGTTGTTGCTGCAAGATTAGATAAACTTAAAGAAAATGGGGAAATGGGTTTCTTTGTTTATAGCTTACCTAAGGCAATATTAAAATTTAGACAAGGATATGGGAGATTAATTAGAGATAAAAATGATTGGGGAGCATTAATTATTTTAGATCAAAGAATAATTTCCAAGAATTATGGAAAACAGTTTTTATCATCTTTACCCTCACAAAGGATAATCCAAGATACAAGTAAAAAGGTTTATAATAGTTTGGAAAAATGGGTTAATAATTAA
- the pssA gene encoding CDP-diacylglycerol--serine O-phosphatidyltransferase, which yields MGTKIIIPNMVTLSNLLLGIISLNYTMNEQYTVAAISILLAMMMDGMDGKIARKLDVASNFGKQLDSLCDLVSFGVAPALLVYGSSLQAIGPSGLIIALIFALCGAIRLARFNVLDINDHFIGVPITFAGSLLALAVLIASRLPLSVLFFSVFTLLLAYLMVSNLKVPKY from the coding sequence ATGGGTACTAAAATTATCATCCCTAATATGGTTACTCTATCTAATTTATTATTAGGAATTATTTCTTTGAATTATACGATGAATGAACAATATACAGTTGCAGCTATTTCAATATTATTAGCTATGATGATGGATGGTATGGATGGTAAAATTGCGAGGAAACTAGATGTAGCTTCTAATTTTGGGAAGCAATTAGATTCTTTATGTGATTTAGTTTCATTTGGTGTGGCACCAGCGCTTTTAGTTTATGGTAGCTCTTTACAAGCTATAGGACCAAGTGGTCTCATTATTGCATTAATATTTGCTCTCTGTGGTGCAATACGCTTAGCTAGATTTAATGTTTTAGACATTAATGATCATTTTATTGGAGTTCCAATTACCTTTGCTGGATCTTTATTAGCTTTAGCTGTTTTAATAGCTAGCAGACTTCCGTTATCTGTTTTGTTTTTTTCCGTATTTACATTACTTCTAGCTTACCTAATGGTAAGTAATTTAAAAGTACCAAAATATTAA
- a CDS encoding TIGR04086 family membrane protein, with the protein MTRAIEGIKGRAILKGALGAIIISFVLTLIITLTLHFSSLSESYIPALASLIFFVSILLGSTISSKIAGSKGLLHGLGVGLTYLAFALIIGSFIAGDTFSGGLLAKKILYAVLGSGLGGVIGVGLAGN; encoded by the coding sequence ATGACTAGAGCTATTGAAGGAATCAAGGGACGCGCTATTTTAAAAGGGGCATTAGGTGCTATAATTATCTCATTTGTTTTAACATTAATTATTACACTAACCTTGCACTTTTCATCATTATCAGAAAGCTATATACCTGCTTTGGCTAGTTTAATCTTTTTTGTAAGTATTCTTTTAGGTAGTACAATATCATCTAAAATAGCAGGTTCTAAAGGATTGTTGCATGGACTGGGGGTAGGTCTTACTTATCTTGCATTTGCATTAATTATAGGCTCTTTTATAGCTGGAGATACTTTTTCAGGAGGCTTATTGGCTAAGAAAATTCTTTATGCTGTATTAGGTAGTGGTTTAGGTGGAGTTATCGGTGTAGGATTAGCAGGTAATTAA
- a CDS encoding tetratricopeptide repeat protein has translation MIKGHNVLSKNSIYKKLFKLYCLSFSSFKNWQGKHNISVVKLLDLLRLEPENPDLHWRLGVGYMNLNDSENVLKHFRKAVEFGYRQPKYLLWLSAIEKTIGNFDEAKNLISETLEKTPNSADAWVVKGELYIKKESYEEALTCFEKALEFNHKSFLIWNKKGTTHLALEQIILAMESFKEGLKIKPKNPDLLFNQGMAHLKLNKFKEAKDYFLKAEKYNFKNAELYSCLGMCNYELDNLEEAYKFYEKALELDNENIEELANMASIKGKMGMYLEALGLYEKILILNPKDITSLNNAAWCLEKIKQLDDAIKYYYRSLALDPLNSIIRYNLAGCLYTYGYKTESIDQLETIIKQEPRNKDAWGLLGKVYDSVNSYEKAVDCYNKALGLN, from the coding sequence ATGATTAAGGGGCATAATGTGTTAAGTAAAAATTCTATATATAAAAAACTTTTTAAGTTATATTGTTTAAGTTTTAGTTCTTTTAAGAATTGGCAGGGAAAACATAATATTTCTGTTGTAAAGTTATTAGACCTTTTAAGGCTAGAACCTGAAAATCCCGATTTACACTGGCGTTTAGGTGTAGGTTACATGAATTTAAATGATTCTGAAAATGTATTAAAACATTTTAGAAAAGCAGTTGAGTTTGGATACAGACAGCCTAAATATTTATTATGGTTAAGTGCAATTGAAAAAACTATCGGAAACTTTGATGAGGCTAAGAACTTAATATCAGAAACATTAGAAAAAACACCAAATTCTGCTGATGCTTGGGTAGTAAAAGGTGAACTGTATATAAAAAAAGAATCATATGAAGAAGCATTAACTTGTTTTGAAAAAGCTCTGGAATTTAATCATAAAAGCTTTTTAATTTGGAATAAAAAAGGAACTACACATTTAGCGTTAGAGCAAATAATCTTAGCTATGGAATCATTTAAAGAAGGATTAAAAATTAAGCCCAAAAATCCTGATTTATTATTTAATCAAGGCATGGCACATTTAAAATTAAATAAATTTAAAGAAGCTAAAGACTATTTTCTAAAAGCTGAAAAGTATAATTTTAAAAATGCTGAGCTTTATAGCTGCTTAGGTATGTGTAATTATGAGTTAGATAATTTAGAAGAAGCATATAAGTTTTATGAAAAAGCATTAGAATTAGACAATGAGAATATAGAGGAATTGGCTAATATGGCCTCTATAAAGGGAAAAATGGGCATGTATTTAGAAGCATTAGGATTATATGAGAAAATTTTAATTTTAAATCCTAAAGATATAACGTCATTAAATAACGCAGCTTGGTGTTTAGAAAAAATAAAGCAATTAGATGATGCAATTAAGTACTATTATCGTTCTTTAGCTCTAGATCCACTTAATTCAATTATTCGTTATAATTTAGCAGGGTGTTTATATACTTATGGATATAAGACAGAATCAATTGACCAATTAGAAACAATTATTAAACAAGAACCACGAAATAAAGATGCCTGGGGACTTTTAGGCAAGGTGTACGATTCTGTTAACTCATATGAGAAGGCAGTCGACTGTTATAATAAGGCCTTAGGTTTAAATTAA
- the lepB gene encoding signal peptidase I yields the protein MKKVIILSKDLLITVILAFILTYLLQSLIMETRYVPTTSMVPTIKVNQRVLVNKLAYKYQNPKRGDIIVFTPPVENEDKDYVKRIIGIAGDKIEVKDGYVYINDQKMKENYIFEKPNYDFGPTLIPENCLYVLGDNRNESYDSHLWGKWLDENQIKGKVVFTYWPLEEFGVIE from the coding sequence TTGAAAAAGGTTATAATTTTATCAAAAGATCTTTTAATTACTGTAATTCTTGCATTTATTCTTACGTATTTATTACAGAGTTTGATTATGGAAACTAGATATGTGCCTACTACATCTATGGTACCAACTATTAAAGTTAATCAAAGGGTCTTAGTAAACAAATTAGCTTATAAATATCAAAATCCAAAAAGAGGAGATATAATTGTATTTACCCCTCCTGTTGAAAATGAAGATAAAGATTATGTGAAAAGAATAATAGGGATAGCTGGAGATAAAATAGAAGTTAAAGATGGTTATGTATATATAAATGATCAAAAAATGAAAGAAAATTATATCTTTGAAAAACCAAATTATGATTTTGGACCCACGTTGATTCCAGAAAATTGTTTATATGTCCTTGGAGATAATAGAAATGAAAGTTATGATAGTCATTTATGGGGAAAGTGGTTAGATGAAAATCAGATAAAGGGAAAGGTGGTTTTTACCTATTGGCCACTAGAAGAATTTGGTGTAATAGAATAA
- the surE gene encoding 5'/3'-nucleotidase SurE — protein MHILVTNDDGIKAEGIKQLVNSLQEVATITVVAPTQEKSACGHGITVIEPIKVSRYDWGQNINAFAIDGTPADCVKLGLNSLLRTPPDLVVSGINKGANLGTDVLYSGTVSAAIESVIHDIPALAFSLDTYVGNDFMLAQDVVKYLCKEMLTKRLAHDTLLNINIPYIEKSQLKGFKATKLGERKYKNIYVKETDDEKNDYYLLKGKALKSDLTDEEIDIIAIKNNYVSITPIHLDLTNYQLIEKVNEWNLKNKDF, from the coding sequence GTGCATATTTTAGTAACAAATGATGATGGAATAAAAGCAGAAGGGATAAAGCAATTAGTTAATAGTTTACAAGAAGTGGCTACTATTACAGTAGTTGCACCAACTCAAGAAAAAAGTGCATGTGGGCATGGTATTACAGTAATCGAACCTATCAAGGTTAGTAGATATGATTGGGGTCAAAATATAAATGCTTTTGCAATAGATGGTACCCCTGCTGATTGCGTCAAACTAGGTTTAAATTCTTTACTTAGAACTCCCCCTGATTTAGTAGTATCAGGTATAAATAAAGGGGCAAATTTAGGTACTGATGTACTATATTCAGGAACTGTATCAGCAGCAATAGAATCAGTAATTCATGATATCCCAGCTTTAGCATTTTCACTTGATACATATGTAGGTAATGATTTTATGCTTGCCCAGGATGTCGTTAAATATTTATGTAAAGAGATGCTAACAAAAAGATTAGCCCACGACACACTTTTAAATATCAATATTCCTTACATTGAAAAATCTCAACTTAAGGGATTTAAAGCTACAAAACTAGGTGAAAGAAAGTATAAAAACATATATGTAAAAGAAACAGATGATGAAAAAAATGATTATTATCTATTAAAGGGAAAAGCTTTAAAAAGCGATTTAACTGACGAAGAAATAGATATAATTGCAATTAAAAATAATTATGTTTCGATAACCCCTATTCATCTTGATTTAACAAATTATCAATTAATAGAAAAAGTAAATGAATGGAATTTAAAAAATAAGGACTTTTAG
- the spoVB gene encoding stage V sporulation protein B yields the protein MGKHTFIQGALILFVSNIFVKIIGFIYQVLIIRLAGTEAVGLFNMIFPLYITILVLTSAGLPIAISKIVAYHIGQNNYKKALKTFKITLVLLTTFSVTIFILIILFSSKILNLFYADNRVLWCFYAMSPGIIIVSLSSAFRGFFQGLQDMVPPAISQCIEQIVRFVVGIYLIYKLQAYGIKMIALGLSVSMICGEIISLLLMLVFFKFKLKKLLPNLNTSSLNSNSGKRSIIKELFGFGLPITMTRLVSSIVLTVEASLIPLILQKSGFSLSQAASSYGQFSGVAITLLTIPTVLTFSLATSLIPSISEAEAQGALPMLRARSTEALRLTYVFGLPAAIVLFLKATEISTIFFNLPENGTTLKILSFGAIFLYLIQTSNGILQGLGLVKSVFINTTIGAIIKIIGIIFLVSIPELNINGAALAFTFSFIIVSSLNLLTVHKNTNFYFKTSQILIPFCLALVMGAMIIWQCNILSPYLSEKAFTLWSILSSGLLYVLLSTLFGQLNLKSLIKNKD from the coding sequence ATGGGAAAACATACTTTTATACAAGGTGCTTTAATTCTATTTGTTTCTAATATTTTTGTTAAAATTATAGGGTTCATTTACCAAGTACTCATTATTAGATTAGCTGGTACAGAAGCAGTTGGTTTATTTAACATGATTTTTCCTTTATATATAACTATTTTAGTATTAACCTCTGCTGGCCTTCCAATAGCTATATCTAAGATTGTGGCCTATCATATAGGTCAAAATAATTATAAAAAAGCACTCAAAACATTTAAAATTACTTTAGTACTTTTAACTACATTTTCAGTAACGATCTTTATATTAATCATTTTATTTTCAAGCAAAATACTTAATCTTTTTTATGCAGATAATCGTGTACTCTGGTGCTTTTATGCTATGTCACCTGGAATTATTATTGTTTCTTTAAGTTCTGCATTTAGAGGTTTTTTCCAAGGACTTCAAGACATGGTTCCTCCAGCTATAAGTCAGTGTATCGAACAAATTGTAAGGTTTGTAGTTGGAATTTACTTAATTTACAAACTACAAGCTTATGGAATTAAAATGATTGCTCTAGGACTTTCGGTAAGTATGATCTGTGGAGAAATAATCAGCCTATTACTTATGTTAGTGTTTTTCAAATTTAAACTGAAAAAGTTATTACCTAATTTAAATACGTCATCCCTTAATAGTAATTCAGGAAAAAGATCAATTATTAAAGAACTATTTGGCTTTGGCTTACCCATAACTATGACTCGCCTTGTGTCAAGTATAGTTTTAACTGTTGAAGCAAGCTTAATACCTCTCATTTTACAAAAATCTGGGTTTAGTTTAAGTCAAGCAGCCAGTAGTTACGGACAATTTTCTGGAGTTGCAATCACTTTATTAACTATACCAACTGTATTAACATTTTCACTTGCAACCTCTTTGATTCCTTCTATATCTGAAGCTGAAGCCCAAGGTGCACTGCCAATGTTAAGAGCTAGAAGTACTGAAGCACTTAGGCTCACTTATGTATTTGGACTTCCAGCTGCCATTGTTCTATTTCTAAAAGCTACTGAAATTAGTACTATCTTTTTTAATCTACCAGAAAACGGAACTACACTAAAAATCTTGTCTTTTGGAGCTATCTTTCTTTATTTAATTCAAACTTCTAATGGCATTTTACAAGGTTTAGGGCTTGTTAAAAGTGTTTTCATTAATACAACTATTGGCGCTATAATAAAAATAATAGGAATAATTTTCTTAGTATCAATTCCTGAATTAAATATTAATGGAGCAGCTCTTGCGTTTACTTTTAGCTTCATTATTGTTAGTTCTCTTAATTTATTAACAGTTCATAAAAATACAAACTTTTATTTCAAAACTAGTCAAATATTGATACCCTTTTGCTTAGCCCTTGTTATGGGTGCTATGATTATCTGGCAATGTAATATATTAAGTCCTTATTTATCTGAAAAAGCATTTACTTTATGGAGCATTTTAAGTAGTGGATTGTTATATGTACTTTTAAGCACTTTATTTGGCCAATTAAATTTAAAATCTCTAATAAAAAATAAGGACTAA